A single region of the Zygotorulaspora mrakii chromosome 4, complete sequence genome encodes:
- a CDS encoding aminotransferase class IV — protein MQDQTKYSAQSYAADPRNDSVKVYVNGEFCPRNEASVSVFDAGFALGDGVWEGMRLINGKLLAIDEHIDRLYSGAASIQINIGLSKDEMIREIYKTTEKNDMHDGAHIRLMLTRGTKKTPNQDPRFALGPPTIVIVAEYKAPNPAIWSKGLKLLTSTIRCSTPDVFDLRLNSHSRLNFIQALLQAINVGCDEALMLDPRGFVASCNSTNFFIVRKGELWTSTGLYNFNGITRKKIIKLFKEKVGTVREVDFTLAETYSADEAFVTGTLGGVTPVTSIDGRAIGKGLPGKVTTKISDIYKEFIYS, from the coding sequence ATGCAAGATCAAACGAAATATAGTGCTCAAAGCTACGCAGCTGATCCAAGAAATGACAGCGTTAAAGTGTACGTAAACGGTGAATTCTGTCCTAGAAATGAGGCCTCCGTTTCAGTCTTCGATGCTGGGTTTGCTTTAGGTGATGGTGTCTGGGAAGGCATGCGCTTAATCAATGGCAAACTATTAGCGATTGACGAACATATAGATCGTCTCTATTCCGGTGCAGCGAGTATTCAAATTAATATCggattatcaaaagatgaaatgatTCGTGAAATCTACAAAACGACCGAAAAGAATGACATGCATGATGGTGCGCATATTCGCCTGATGCTCACTCGTGGTACAAAAAAGACTCCCAATCAAGACCCTCGTTTCGCGCTTGGCCCTCCAACAATCGTGATCGTCGCTGAATATAAAGCTCCCAATCCAGCTATATGGTCCAAGGGACTTAAACTACTTACATCTACCATTCGCTGTAGTACACCAGATGTATTTGACTTACGATTAAATTCTCACAGTAGGTTGAACTTTATCCAGGCGCTCCTACAAGCTATCAACGTTGGATGCGATGAGGCGCTGATGTTAGACCCTCGTGGATTTGTTGCCAGTTGTAATTCAaccaatttcttcattgtGCGCAAAGGTGAACTCTGGACATCAACTGGGCTATATAATTTCAATGGTATAACCAGGAAGAAGATAAtaaaattattcaaagaaaaggtgGGAACTGTACGTGAGGTCGATTTCACCTTAGCAGAGACGTATTCTGCTGACGAGGCTTTTGTTACTGGAACACTAGGTGGAGTTACACCTGTTACCTCGATCGATGGTCGTGCTATTGGAAAGGGCTTGCCTGGAAAGGTAACGACGAAAATAAGTGACATATATAAGGAATTCATTTATTCTTGA